A genomic region of Terriglobia bacterium contains the following coding sequences:
- the rfbH gene encoding lipopolysaccharide biosynthesis protein RfbH: MSRADELRNRIRVMVAEYYREAFPAREFVPGTTFVPVSGRVFDEEELETLVESSLDFWLTTGRFAEQFEREFARFVGVREAILVNSGSSANLLAISALTSERLGDRQLKPGDEVITLAAGFPTTVNPIVQNGLVPVFVDVEIPTFNVDVTQLDAALTDRTRAVIFAHTLGNPFDLDSVVAVTKKHNLWLIEDCCDALGSTYRGQKVGTFGDLATTSFYPAHHITMGEGGCVLTQKPLLRTLVESFRDWGRDCWCAPGKENTCGKRFNWQLGQLPHGYDHKYIYSHIGYNLKATDMQAAVGVAQLKKLPSFIEARRKNFAALHEGLADLQEHFILPEPTPHSDPSWFGFPMMVRDGAPFSRKNLVEYLDSKKIQSRQLFGGNLVRQPAYKNVPFRVAGDLKNSDCVMNQAFWIGVYPGLTPEMIKYMVRVLREAPVECVALRTL; the protein is encoded by the coding sequence GTGTCGCGAGCAGATGAGTTGCGCAACCGGATCCGCGTCATGGTGGCCGAGTACTATCGCGAGGCATTCCCCGCGCGCGAGTTCGTTCCCGGCACGACCTTTGTTCCCGTTTCCGGCCGTGTCTTCGACGAAGAAGAATTGGAGACGCTCGTCGAGTCCTCGCTGGACTTCTGGCTCACCACCGGGCGTTTTGCCGAGCAGTTTGAGCGCGAGTTCGCCCGCTTCGTCGGCGTCCGCGAAGCCATCCTCGTCAACTCCGGCTCGTCGGCAAACCTGCTGGCCATCTCGGCCCTGACTTCCGAGCGCCTCGGCGACCGCCAACTTAAGCCCGGCGACGAAGTCATCACCCTGGCCGCAGGATTCCCGACAACGGTCAATCCCATCGTTCAGAACGGCCTGGTGCCGGTATTCGTCGACGTCGAGATTCCGACCTTCAACGTCGACGTGACGCAACTCGATGCTGCACTTACGGATCGCACGCGGGCCGTCATCTTTGCGCACACGCTGGGCAATCCCTTCGATCTTGACTCCGTCGTCGCCGTCACCAAAAAGCACAACTTATGGCTGATTGAAGATTGCTGCGACGCCCTCGGCTCGACTTATCGCGGACAAAAGGTCGGCACCTTCGGCGACCTCGCCACCACCAGCTTCTATCCCGCCCACCACATCACCATGGGCGAGGGCGGATGCGTACTCACGCAGAAGCCGCTGCTGCGCACGCTCGTCGAATCCTTCCGCGATTGGGGCCGTGACTGCTGGTGCGCGCCCGGCAAAGAGAACACATGCGGTAAACGTTTCAACTGGCAACTCGGCCAGCTACCGCACGGGTATGACCACAAGTACATCTATTCGCACATCGGCTACAACCTGAAAGCCACCGACATGCAAGCCGCCGTCGGCGTCGCCCAGTTGAAAAAACTACCGAGCTTCATTGAAGCCCGCAGAAAGAACTTCGCGGCGCTGCATGAGGGCCTCGCCGACCTGCAAGAACACTTCATCCTGCCCGAACCGACTCCGCATTCTGATCCGAGCTGGTTCGGCTTCCCAATGATGGTCCGTGACGGCGCTCCGTTCTCGCGCAAGAATTTAGTCGAATACCTCGACTCCAAGAAAATTCAGTCCCGCCAACTTTTCGGCGGCAACCTCGTCCGCCAACCGGCATACAAGAATGTCCCATTCCGCGTCGCCGGCGATCTGAAGAACAGCGACTGCGTAATGAACCAGGCCTTCTGGATCGGCGTCTATCCCGGCCTCACTCCAGAAATGATCAAGTACATGGTCCGCGTACTCCGGGAGGCGCCCGTCGAATGCGTGGCGTTGCGCACCCTATGA
- a CDS encoding NAD(P)-dependent oxidoreductase, whose product MRGVAHPMTHPLAADLDHVLATTSGIWEPLRGQRLLITGGTGFVGTWLTESLVWADTKLNLGLEAVLLTRNPEAFRAKAPAVANYKSVSLLRGTAQNFDFPEGEFGFVIHAATEASVKAGPEFPAATFDADLTATRRVLEFARQAGTRRLLFTSSGAIYGRPPNDLPRIPEDYPGAPATTDEKSAYGQAKRASEFLCTMYARQFGMKTLIARLFAFVGPHLPLEGYAVGNFMRDALNGRTIRIESDGSTVRSYLYAADMAAWLWTILLKGEAARPYNVGSPHAVTVRELAKLTADTADHRVEVEVLNRPGVPTTRYVPDTSRAERELGLVVHVPLEDGLRRTMKWHRAQAVSVSH is encoded by the coding sequence ATGCGTGGCGTTGCGCACCCTATGACGCATCCTCTCGCGGCCGACCTCGATCATGTTCTCGCCACAACGTCGGGTATTTGGGAACCGTTGCGAGGACAGCGCCTGTTGATCACCGGTGGAACGGGTTTCGTCGGAACGTGGCTCACGGAAAGTCTCGTTTGGGCCGATACCAAACTGAACCTCGGACTTGAGGCGGTTCTGCTAACGCGCAATCCCGAAGCGTTCCGCGCGAAAGCTCCCGCCGTCGCGAATTACAAGTCGGTCAGCCTGCTTCGAGGTACCGCGCAGAATTTTGATTTTCCTGAAGGCGAGTTCGGATTCGTTATTCACGCCGCCACGGAAGCATCGGTCAAGGCTGGCCCTGAATTTCCGGCTGCGACCTTCGACGCCGACCTCACCGCAACCCGCCGAGTCCTCGAATTCGCGCGGCAAGCCGGCACCCGACGTCTGTTATTCACCAGCTCCGGGGCAATCTACGGAAGACCGCCGAACGATCTGCCACGAATCCCCGAGGACTACCCGGGTGCTCCCGCGACGACCGACGAGAAGAGCGCCTATGGCCAGGCCAAGCGCGCCTCCGAGTTCCTTTGCACGATGTACGCACGCCAGTTCGGCATGAAGACACTGATCGCTCGCCTGTTCGCGTTCGTCGGCCCGCACTTGCCCTTGGAGGGGTACGCCGTAGGTAACTTCATGCGTGACGCCCTGAACGGCCGCACGATACGTATCGAAAGCGACGGCAGCACTGTTCGTTCCTATCTATACGCGGCTGACATGGCCGCATGGCTGTGGACGATCCTGCTGAAAGGGGAAGCCGCGCGACCATACAACGTCGGCAGTCCGCACGCGGTCACCGTTCGCGAGTTGGCGAAGCTTACAGCAGATACTGCGGATCATAGGGTGGAAGTGGAAGTGCTTAACCGGCCCGGTGTCCCAACAACGCGATACGTACCCGACACCTCGCGCGCAGAGC